From Coturnix japonica isolate 7356 chromosome 1, Coturnix japonica 2.1, whole genome shotgun sequence, the proteins below share one genomic window:
- the PRRG1 gene encoding transmembrane gamma-carboxyglutamic acid protein 1 isoform X1 — protein sequence MDSVFLTGDKANSVYKRYRRANKFLEELKQGDIEHECREEICTYEEAREAFENEEKTKEFWKVYKNGLQGESNTGHSWYSFYLAFPLIIGLFVILIVVFVIWRCLFKKKTRRQSVYAHRGAHDAIGDGADGRGSVPHPLSIVHSPQEEMFEVSGLSPGGLSYADTRSDSISTRLSNCDPPPSYEEATGEIGLRRSEGEQHLDPPPQYEDIMSSSSANAIALSPVITSTK from the exons ATGGACAGTG TGTTCTTAACAGGGGACAAAGCCAATTCTGTGTATAAAAGATACCGAAGAGCCAACAAGTTTTTGGAAGAATTAAAGCAAGGTGACATAGAACAtgaatgcagagaagaaatctgTACCTATGAAGAAGCAAgagaagcatttgaaaatgaggaaaagacg AAGGAGTTCTGGAAAGTCTACAAAAATGGACTTCAGGGAGAAAGTAACACAGGACATAGCTGGTATTCATTTTACCTTGCATTTCCGTTAATCATCGGCCTTTTTGTTATCCTCATTGTCGTTTTTGTTATATGGAGATgcctgtttaaaaagaaaacacgtAGACAGTCGGTGTACGCGCACAGAGGAGCCCACGACGCGATAGGTGATGGCGCTGATGGCAGAGGTTCGGTCCCGCATCCTCTCAGCATTGTTCATTCCCCGCAGGAGGAAATGTTTGAAGTCAGTGGGCTCTCTCCAGGAGGTCTGAGCTATGCGGATACACGATCAGACTCAATATCCACAAGGCTGTCAAACTGTGATCCTCCTCCTTCATATGAGGAAGCCACTGGAGAAATTGGTCTGAGAAGAAGTGAAGGTGAACAACATTTAGATCCACCTCCACAGTATGAAGACATTATGAGTTCTAGTTCAGCCAATGCAATTGCACTATCTCCTGTTATCACCAGTACAAAGTAA
- the PRRG1 gene encoding transmembrane gamma-carboxyglutamic acid protein 1 isoform X2, whose protein sequence is MDSVFLTGDKANSVYKRYRRANKFLEELKQGDIEHECREEICTYEEAREAFENEEKTEEMFEVSGLSPGGLSYADTRSDSISTRLSNCDPPPSYEEATGEIGLRRSEGEQHLDPPPQYEDIMSSSSANAIALSPVITSTK, encoded by the exons ATGGACAGTG TGTTCTTAACAGGGGACAAAGCCAATTCTGTGTATAAAAGATACCGAAGAGCCAACAAGTTTTTGGAAGAATTAAAGCAAGGTGACATAGAACAtgaatgcagagaagaaatctgTACCTATGAAGAAGCAAgagaagcatttgaaaatgaggaaaagacg GAGGAAATGTTTGAAGTCAGTGGGCTCTCTCCAGGAGGTCTGAGCTATGCGGATACACGATCAGACTCAATATCCACAAGGCTGTCAAACTGTGATCCTCCTCCTTCATATGAGGAAGCCACTGGAGAAATTGGTCTGAGAAGAAGTGAAGGTGAACAACATTTAGATCCACCTCCACAGTATGAAGACATTATGAGTTCTAGTTCAGCCAATGCAATTGCACTATCTCCTGTTATCACCAGTACAAAGTAA
- the PRRG1 gene encoding transmembrane gamma-carboxyglutamic acid protein 1 isoform X3 encodes MDSVFLTGDKANSVYKRYRRANKFLEELKQGDIEHECREEICTYEEAREAFENEEKTKEFWKVYKNGLQGESNTGHSWRKCLKSVGSLQEV; translated from the exons ATGGACAGTG TGTTCTTAACAGGGGACAAAGCCAATTCTGTGTATAAAAGATACCGAAGAGCCAACAAGTTTTTGGAAGAATTAAAGCAAGGTGACATAGAACAtgaatgcagagaagaaatctgTACCTATGAAGAAGCAAgagaagcatttgaaaatgaggaaaagacg AAGGAGTTCTGGAAAGTCTACAAAAATGGACTTCAGGGAGAAAGTAACACAGGACATAGCTG GAGGAAATGTTTGAAGTCAGTGGGCTCTCTCCAGGAGGTCTGA